In Mycobacterium gallinarum, a single window of DNA contains:
- a CDS encoding glycerol-3-phosphate dehydrogenase/oxidase yields the protein MTTSTALNEARRTSELAALADGATIDVLVIGGGITGVGIALDAATRGLSVALVEKHDLAFGTSRWSSKLVHGGLRYLATGNVGIARRSAVERGILMTRNAPHLVEAMPQLVPLLPSMNTASRALVRFGFVAGDGLRKLAGTPSSTLPRSRRIDTSRAVELAPTVRRDGLDGALLAYDGQLIDDARLVTAVARTAAQHGAVILTRVAASDATGTSVTLTDQRSGESFQVSARVVINATGVWAGEVDPSVRLRPSRGTHLVFDAEVFGNPVAALTIPVPGEINRFVFAMPEQLGRVYLGLTDEDAPGPIPDVPEPTAEETKFLLDTVNTALDVALSAGDVIGAYAGLRPLIDAGAGRTADVSREHRIVESPSGVLSVIGGKLTEYRYMAEDVLDRAVAVRGLTASGCRTRNLPLVGAPSNPVATLRSPAELPGSLVARYGAEAPNVIAAASCDRPTEPVADGIDVIRAEFEYAVTHEGALTADDILDRRTRIGLVAADRDRVADVAKEFIG from the coding sequence GTGACCACCTCGACGGCACTCAACGAGGCCCGCCGCACCTCCGAACTTGCGGCACTGGCCGACGGCGCCACGATCGACGTTCTCGTGATCGGCGGCGGCATCACCGGTGTCGGTATCGCGCTGGACGCCGCGACGCGCGGGCTGAGCGTCGCACTGGTCGAGAAGCACGACCTGGCGTTCGGCACCAGCCGGTGGAGCAGCAAGCTGGTCCACGGCGGTCTGCGGTATCTGGCGACCGGCAACGTCGGCATCGCGCGACGCAGTGCGGTCGAACGCGGAATCCTGATGACGCGCAACGCCCCTCACCTCGTCGAGGCCATGCCCCAGCTGGTCCCGCTGCTGCCGTCGATGAACACTGCGTCGCGCGCACTCGTGCGGTTCGGTTTCGTGGCCGGCGACGGGCTGCGCAAGCTCGCGGGCACACCGTCGTCGACGCTGCCGCGGTCTCGGAGGATCGACACGAGCCGTGCCGTCGAACTCGCGCCGACCGTGCGTCGCGACGGCCTCGACGGTGCCCTGCTCGCCTATGACGGGCAGCTGATCGACGATGCACGCCTGGTCACCGCGGTGGCCCGCACGGCCGCCCAGCACGGCGCCGTGATCCTCACCCGCGTCGCGGCATCCGATGCGACAGGCACCTCGGTGACGTTGACCGATCAGCGTTCCGGGGAGTCGTTTCAGGTCTCGGCCCGGGTGGTCATCAACGCCACCGGTGTGTGGGCGGGTGAGGTGGACCCCTCGGTTCGCTTGCGTCCCAGTCGCGGAACGCATCTCGTGTTCGATGCCGAGGTGTTCGGGAATCCGGTTGCCGCCCTGACGATCCCGGTACCCGGCGAGATCAACCGCTTCGTGTTCGCGATGCCAGAGCAACTCGGTCGCGTGTACCTGGGGCTCACCGACGAGGATGCGCCCGGTCCAATACCCGACGTGCCGGAGCCCACAGCCGAGGAGACCAAGTTCCTGTTGGACACGGTCAACACCGCATTGGATGTCGCGCTCAGCGCCGGGGACGTGATCGGTGCGTATGCCGGTCTGCGGCCGCTGATCGACGCCGGAGCGGGACGCACCGCCGACGTGTCGCGCGAGCATCGGATCGTCGAGTCGCCGTCAGGTGTGCTCAGCGTCATCGGTGGCAAGCTGACCGAATACCGGTACATGGCAGAAGATGTGCTGGATCGGGCGGTCGCAGTGCGGGGTCTGACGGCCTCCGGTTGCCGCACCCGAAACCTGCCCCTGGTGGGTGCACCGTCGAATCCCGTTGCGACACTGCGCTCGCCGGCCGAACTGCCCGGCTCGTTGGTCGCGCGCTACGGTGCGGAAGCGCCGAATGTGATCGCCGCCGCGAGCTGCGACCGGCCCACGGAGCCGGTGGCCGACGGGATCGATGTCATTCGCGCGGAATTCGAATACGCCGTGACCCATGAGGGCGCGCTGACCGCCGACGACATCCTCGATCGTCGCACTCGCATCGGTTTGGTCGCCGCGGATCGCGACCGGGTCGCGGATGTGGCCAAGGAATTCATCGGCTAG
- a CDS encoding TetR/AcrR family transcriptional regulator, protein MLSISNDSPQTIGDRILAAAAECVLAFGVDRVTLAEIARRAGVSRPTVYRRWPDTPSVLAALLTSRVIGVLDAVPSRQVGRGPLVERIVTVAALLRRDDVVMSVLRSAPDLAMIYIAERLGTSQQVLLDAVAADIKLAQEEGSVRAGDPRQLGAMCLLITQSVIQSGQIVAPILDADALATELAHSLNGYLKP, encoded by the coding sequence ATGCTGTCAATCAGTAACGATTCACCGCAGACGATCGGAGATCGGATCCTCGCTGCGGCGGCCGAGTGCGTGTTGGCCTTCGGGGTGGACCGAGTGACGCTGGCCGAAATCGCTCGCCGCGCTGGTGTCAGTAGGCCCACGGTCTATCGGCGCTGGCCCGACACGCCTTCGGTGCTGGCGGCGCTGCTGACGTCGCGGGTCATCGGCGTGCTCGACGCCGTACCGAGCCGACAGGTCGGCCGCGGACCACTGGTCGAGCGCATCGTGACGGTTGCCGCACTGCTGCGTCGCGACGACGTGGTCATGTCGGTGCTGCGCAGCGCCCCCGATCTGGCGATGATCTACATCGCCGAGCGGTTGGGCACCAGCCAGCAGGTCCTGCTCGATGCCGTCGCCGCCGATATCAAGCTCGCGCAGGAAGAGGGCAGCGTGCGTGCCGGCGATCCCCGTCAGCTCGGAGCGATGTGCCTGCTGATCACCCAGTCGGTGATCCAGTCCGGCCAGATCGTCGCGCCGATCCTCGATGCCGACGCACTCGCCACCGAGCTCGCCCACTCACTGAACGGATACCTGAAACCGTGA